One window of Athalia rosae chromosome 4, iyAthRosa1.1, whole genome shotgun sequence genomic DNA carries:
- the LOC105692591 gene encoding larval cuticle protein LCP-17-like isoform X2 has translation MLFGVVIAAGSDKDAPIEKQIIEVGSDGTFENIWSGNGISLQEVGSSRTGANGEPVQVIQGAYSYTAPNGEVIKTTYISDEHGTVVRGAHLPTPPTPQELPEWLVKSLEWARAHPYDEAALLKKTWD, from the coding sequence ATGCTGTTCGGAGTTGTGATCGCCGCTGGAAGCGACAAAGATGCACCGATCGAGAAACAGATCATAGAAGTCGGTTCCGACGGTACCTTCGAGAATATCTGGTCCGGCAACGGAATATCCCTCCAAGAAGTGGGATCCTCTAGAACCGGCGCTAACGGCGAACCCGTACAGGTCATCCAGGGAGCTTATTCTTACACCGCTCCCAACGGCGAGGTCATCAAAACGACATATATATCCGACGAACACGGTACCGTGGTTAGAGGTGCTCACCTGCCGACCCCACCCACGCCACAGGAACTTCCCGAGTGGCTTGTAAAGTCGCTTGAATGGGCGCGCGCTCATCCCTACGACGAGGCTGCCTTGCTAAAGAAAACCTGGGATTGA
- the LOC105692589 gene encoding endocuticle structural glycoprotein SgAbd-4-like, translating into MRVLLLLAVICGASNGQEYFREPEKVISEKHDLGDNKGHYSFVYETAGGILQKEIGSRKYAGTPDETQLIQGSVQYNAPDGTPIALSWTADEFGTQVAGAHLPTPPPTPIAILRALEWIAAHPSTPETPTEKEEKPTKQPPKLRPETSFFNQQNRKPQQPKKY; encoded by the coding sequence tTACTGGCGGTAATCTGCGGCGCGTCGAACGGTCAGGAATACTTTCGCGAGCCCGAGAAAGTGATTTCCGAAAAGCATGACCTCGGAGATAACAAGGGTCACTATTCCTTCGTTTACGAGACGGCGGGGGGAATTTTGCAGAAGGAAATCGGCAGCAGAAAATACGCTGGAACTCCCGACGAAACTCAACTGATTCAGGGTTCCGTTCAGTACAACGCACCGGACGGTACTCCGATCGCTCTCAGCTGGACTGCCGACGAGTTCGGCACACAAGTAGCTGGGGCGCATCTTCCGACCCCACCTCCCACCCCCATAGCGATTTTAAGGGCTCTCGAATGGATCGCCGCACATCCGTCGACACCGGAAACTCCGacggagaaggaagaaaaacccACCAAACAACCGCCGAAACTCAGACCGGAAACGTCGTTTTTCAATCaacagaacagaaaaccgCAGCAGCCTAAGAAatactga
- the LOC105692633 gene encoding endocuticle structural glycoprotein ABD-4-like: MSTRRNTQAAMNALILTVLALVAAATAAPVEPEVIPIVSQSFEGPNPDGSYKWAYETGNGIRAQEQGLIENAGTQDEASSVQGEYAYTDNEGNPFYVTYTSGKDGFIPKGDHFPQPPPIPPGILKALEWIAAHPEEDNL; encoded by the exons ATGTCAACGAGAAGAAATACCCAGGCAGCAATGAACGCTTTG aTCCTCACAGTCCTCGCTCTGGTAGCGGCGGCGACAGCTGCCCCCGTGGAACCAGAAGTTATCCCGATCGTCAGCCAATCCTTCGAGGGTCCGAATCCCGACGGGTCGTACAAGTGGGCATATGAGACCGGAAACGGCATCAGGGCTCAGGAACAAGGTCTCATCGAAAACGCGGGAACTCAGGATGAAGCGAGCTCCGTTCAGGGTGAATACGCTTACACGGATAACGAAGGGAATCCATTCTACGTGACTTATACGTCTGGAAAAGATGGATTCATACCCAAAGGCGATCACTTTCCTCAACCGCCACCAATTCCCCCAGGTATCTTGAAGGCTCTGGAGTGGATCGCGGCTCATCCGGAAGAGGATAACTTGTAG
- the LOC105692629 gene encoding endocuticle structural glycoprotein SgAbd-4-like has translation MPAAELLKQTLAVSDYNCIMYTALVTLLALSACVLARPAGDSKDPIPIVSQESDGPNPDGSYKWSYETGNGIKAQEEGSLVDAGTEKESISAKGSYSYTGDDGVAINLSYTADGEGGFKPVGDHLPTPPPTPEAILKALEWNAAHPSKEDDNQV, from the exons ATGCCGGCGGCCGAGTTGCTTAAACAAACACTTGCTGTTAGCGATTACAACTGCATCATGTACACCGCACTG GTCACGTTACTCGCATTGTCGGCCTGCGTTTTGGCCCGACCAGCGGGCGATTCCAAGGATCCGATTCCGATAGTGTCCCAGGAATCAGACGGACCGAATCCCGACGGATCGTACAAATGGAGTTACGAAACCGGCAACGGAATCAAAGCGCAAGAAGAAGGCTCGCTCGTCGACGCCGGAACCGAAAAGGAATCGATCTCGGCCAAGGGTAGTTACAGTTACACGGGAGATGACGGGGTTGCCATTAATCTGTCGTACACGGCCGACGGAGAAGGGGGCTTCAAACCGGTGGGAGATCACCTTCCGACCCCACCACCCACACCCGAGGCCATTCTGAAGGCGCTCGAGTGGAACGCGGCCCACCCTTCCAAGGAGGACGATAACCAAGTTTGA
- the LOC105692650 gene encoding endocuticle structural glycoprotein SgAbd-2-like gives MNAIVLVGFVILAAVSAAVTDARNDVIAIVSQEQEVNPDGSFSSKWESANGISYEEKGVRKNVGQKDEAEDVQGSAKWTAPDGTKLELSWHADENGAVFEGDHLPTPPPTQPIPEAIQRSLDWNAAHPYKEESEPKGKL, from the coding sequence TTCCGCCGCTGTTACCGACGCACGAAACGACGTGATAGCGATCGTCAGCCAAGAGCAGGAAGTCAACCCCGACGGTAGCTTCAGTTCGAAATGGGAGAGCGCTAACGGGATCTCTTACGAAGAAAAAGGTGTTCGAAAGAACGTAGGGCAAAAAGACGAGGCTGAAGACGTTCAGGGATCGGCCAAGTGGACCGCACCCGACGGTACCAAGCTGGAACTGTCCTGGCACGCCGATGAAAACGGTGCCGTCTTCGAAGGTGATCACCTACCGACACCCCCACCGACCCAGCCCATCCCGGAAGCGATTCAACGAAGTCTCGACTGGAACGCCGCGCACCCCTACAAAGAGGAGTCGGAACCCAAGGGCAAATTGTAA
- the LOC105692646 gene encoding cuticle protein CP14.6-like: protein MNRLVIALFALATVASAAPLDNTTPIPILRQAQDGPNPDGSYSFNYETANGIQAQEEGYQENAGTPEEANSVRGGYSYTGPDGIPISVTYVAGKNGFEPKGDHFPTPPPIPEEILQALAYIAAHPEENDIDAPGSNQQQRY, encoded by the exons atgAACCGACTG GTTATCGCTCTTTTCGCTTTGGCGACCGTCGCCTCGGCTGCTCCTCTGGACAATACAACGCCGATTCCGATCCTCCGACAGGCTCAGGACGGTCCGAACCCCGATGGTTCTTACTCGTTTAATTACGAGACCGCAAACGGTATTCAGGCCCAAGAAGAAGGATACCAAGAGAACGCCGGAACCCCGGAAGAGGCGAATTCCGTCCGAGGAGGATACAGCTACACCGGACCCGACGGTATCCCGATCTCAGTGACGTACGTTGCTGGCAAAAACGGATTCGAACCCAAGGGAGATCATTTCCCAACCCCTCCCCCAATCCCAGAAGAAATTCTCCAGGCTCTCGCCTACATCGCCGCCCACCCCGAGGAGAATGACATCGACGCACCCGGCTCCAACCAGCAACAACGGTACTAA
- the LOC105692631 gene encoding endocuticle structural glycoprotein SgAbd-2-like isoform X1 → MNSLSFVAMLFGVAFAVQPGQEKSAPIESQVIEVGPEGDFQNSWSGNGIAVREAGSLKSLGNANDTAQVIQGVIEYTAPDGTPVRTTYVADENGARFEGAHLPSPPTPQQIPAYIAKAIEWAREHPYDEEALLKKTY, encoded by the exons ATGAATTCTCTG TCGTTCGTCGCGATGCTCTTCGGAGTCGCCTTCGCCGTTCAACCGGGTCAGGAGAAAAGCGCGCCGATCGAAAGCCAAGTGATCGAGGTCGGGCCGGAGggtgattttcaaaattcatggtCCGGAAACGGAATCGCCGTTCGGGAGGCGGGATCGTTGAAATCTCTTGGGAACGCGAACGATACCGCTCAGGTGATTCAGGGAGTTATCGAGTACACCGCGCCCGACGGAACCCCCGTGAGAACGACGTACGTCGCCGATGAAAATGGTGCGAGATTCGAAGGAGCTCATCTACCATCGCCGCCGACGCCCCAGCAAATTCCCGCCTACATCGCCAAAGCTATTGAGTGGGCGCGCGAGCACCCGTACGACGAGGAAGCCCTACTCAAGAAAAcctactga
- the LOC105692631 gene encoding endocuticle structural glycoprotein SgAbd-2-like isoform X2, with the protein MLFGVAFAVQPGQEKSAPIESQVIEVGPEGDFQNSWSGNGIAVREAGSLKSLGNANDTAQVIQGVIEYTAPDGTPVRTTYVADENGARFEGAHLPSPPTPQQIPAYIAKAIEWAREHPYDEEALLKKTY; encoded by the coding sequence ATGCTCTTCGGAGTCGCCTTCGCCGTTCAACCGGGTCAGGAGAAAAGCGCGCCGATCGAAAGCCAAGTGATCGAGGTCGGGCCGGAGggtgattttcaaaattcatggtCCGGAAACGGAATCGCCGTTCGGGAGGCGGGATCGTTGAAATCTCTTGGGAACGCGAACGATACCGCTCAGGTGATTCAGGGAGTTATCGAGTACACCGCGCCCGACGGAACCCCCGTGAGAACGACGTACGTCGCCGATGAAAATGGTGCGAGATTCGAAGGAGCTCATCTACCATCGCCGCCGACGCCCCAGCAAATTCCCGCCTACATCGCCAAAGCTATTGAGTGGGCGCGCGAGCACCCGTACGACGAGGAAGCCCTACTCAAGAAAAcctactga
- the LOC105692591 gene encoding larval cuticle protein LCP-17-like isoform X1: protein MNSIIILQAMLFGVVIAAGSDKDAPIEKQIIEVGSDGTFENIWSGNGISLQEVGSSRTGANGEPVQVIQGAYSYTAPNGEVIKTTYISDEHGTVVRGAHLPTPPTPQELPEWLVKSLEWARAHPYDEAALLKKTWD, encoded by the exons ATGAACTCGATTATC ATACTTCAGGCGATGCTGTTCGGAGTTGTGATCGCCGCTGGAAGCGACAAAGATGCACCGATCGAGAAACAGATCATAGAAGTCGGTTCCGACGGTACCTTCGAGAATATCTGGTCCGGCAACGGAATATCCCTCCAAGAAGTGGGATCCTCTAGAACCGGCGCTAACGGCGAACCCGTACAGGTCATCCAGGGAGCTTATTCTTACACCGCTCCCAACGGCGAGGTCATCAAAACGACATATATATCCGACGAACACGGTACCGTGGTTAGAGGTGCTCACCTGCCGACCCCACCCACGCCACAGGAACTTCCCGAGTGGCTTGTAAAGTCGCTTGAATGGGCGCGCGCTCATCCCTACGACGAGGCTGCCTTGCTAAAGAAAACCTGGGATTGA
- the LOC105692632 gene encoding larval cuticle protein LCP-17-like, with translation MNALLVFTTVLFAGACVADVSHILNQQPIATLRSEQDSSPDGAFRYGYETENGISVEAEGTATGEIKGSYRYTAPDGTPVQVNWTAGPDGYHAEGPSVPVVPESVIRTLQYNEAHPYKEPTQP, from the exons ATGAACGCTTTACTG GTATTCACCACAGTCCTCTTCGCCGGAGCTTGCGTTGCCGACGTTTCCCACATTTTGAACCAGCAGCCGATCGCTACCCTCAGGAGCGAGCAGGACTCTTCTCCGGACGGAGCTTTCCGCTATGGATACGAGACGGAGAACGGTATTTCCGTCGAAGCGGAGGGGACGGCAACGGGAGAGATAAAAGGTAGCTACAGGTACACCGCCCCCGACGGAACTCCCGTTCAAGTCAATTGGACCGCCGGTCCCGATGGTTACCACGCGGAAGGACCGTCCGTCCCAGTTGTTCCGGAATCCGTGATCCGCACTCTCCAGTACAACGAAGCTCATCCTTACAAAGAACCGACTCAACCTTGA